The window ttaatacattttatatttatgtatttgggattcaatttataaatattaaaaattcttttttttgctgaaaaatccaatagacattttttttttttttaccttgataTGGTtgcttgttttttgtatttctaccCAAAGTACTTACATGTAGTATTGTTGTGATGTATAATAGTGAAAACAGCGTTGAGTCTAGTATTTGTCATTGTCTTCAGTAGCCTACATTTTCTGGCTGCCGAAAACAATTGAAAgcaaggggaaaaaatgaatatgtCCCTCTGTAACAGCAATATGTGTTGTCCCCTCCCAAATTAATGTTTGCTTGcaaaaaggtcattttttttAGGTATACATGTAGTTGAGAGTGAGAGCAGGTTAGagtcagtggtgtaaagtaactaagtaattttactcaagtactgtacttaagtacaattttgagatactcatactttacttgagtatttatattttatggtCCTGTGTTCTTCTacttgagaaacattttgagtgcaggacttttactgtaacagagtattcctacattctggtacttctacatttactcaagtacacgatctgagtacttatacttttactcaagtacaagatctgagtacttctacttttactcaagtacaagatctgagtacttctcccacctctggctAAAGTGAATAGGAAGCGGAACTAAAGAACATGGTTAGGCGGAGCTACCCGGACGGTAAAGAGAAGCGGACACGCTTGTCAACATATGAAGCTTGTGAAGTGTGTCAGTAAATACCGTGTTGTATTAACGTGTCTCTGAAGTGTAGACGCCAGCAGCATGGTGTGTATATGTAGGTCATGTCTGAAACTGCGTTAGAGGAGGTGTCGGTGCTGTCCTCCATCTACTGCAGGGAGGGAGAGTTCATACTCACACCGCGGGCTGGTGAGCGAGCAGCTCTCACTGAAACGCCTTCATATCTCATCTAATAACACTGACCCTGTCAACACACAacataagatatactttattgatcccaaattggcAAAAGTTTTCGTTTAAGCAATATGTAAAACAGGTAACGCACGTTATTAGATATAGAGTAGAAAAGAAACAATTACATAATATAAACTTCTCAAAATAGCAGGTAACTGAACAAAAagattgtaaaaataaaagccgGCCGTGAACAAGGAATAtgtaaactatctgacaaataaaacactattgaagggctAAGTTACAGCTAACATAATATATAAGTGGATATTATCTACATATGAACCTGAAGCCTTCAGCATCAAGCAGAGGTGGGACAAGTACTTAGatattgttcttgagtaaaagtagaagtactcagatcttgttcttgagtaacagtagaagtactcagatcttgtacttcagtaatagtagaagtactcagatcttgtacttgagtaaagtagaagtactcagatcttgtacttgagtaaaagtagaagtactcagatcttgtacttgagtaaaagtagaagtactcaggtcttgtacttgagtaacagtagaagtactcagatcttgtacttgagtaaagtagaagtaccagagtgtaggaatactctgtcacagtaaaagtcctgcattcaaaatgttcctccagtgaaagtagaaagtattctcatctaaatgtacttaaagtagcgacagtaaaagtagtgattgtttgattggtccatttcagaataatatctctgatatgttttataattattgatcattgaagtgttctcagagctggtaaaggtgcagctagtttgaatggctttgtatactgcagggtagctgctggatttactccaaatataatattttacactcacttttgtgtttgttattagAGTTAATGTATCTTATATGTAAAAAccaatatttaacaaaataaagtacAGACATTTTACCATATGATAAAACTTTATTGCCAGATTGAGTCTGACATGTTTCTctcatcacagcagctccatttgtaATATCTACAAGAGCAAATATTCAAGACAAGAAAGAAGGAAACATTTACTATAACATCACGATCACTGAAGAGAAACATGCTCAAGACCCTCTAACGTGCATTAGATCTGGGATTTAGCtctgtattcatttgttttggaagGACTTAGAACCTCtcaaatatgtgtgtgaaatCTGCCAACCTCAAGTATAAGATTTGTTATGTTACTTTTAAACGTTTATTGTTTTCTCCCTTATGCTAATCATACATCATTGGTCCCCCTGAGACATGGGGTTGGAAACTTCAATGATACAATTCAAAGCTATATGATACTGTAGCCTCAGGGTCCGTGAACTAAAACCAATATATAGCATCTGTTAGGCTGTGGCAGTGCTTGAATATGTCTCTGTGTGCCTCCCAGCTCAGGATGGACTCATGGTGCAGATCAACAGTACGGTGGGAGCAGAAAGAAGGCTGGACGTGAGTCTGTTGTTCCACCTGCACCCCTCTTACCCTTCCTGTCCCCCCGCCATCTCCGTCTGCTCCACCAGTCTCTCCAGGACTCAGTGTCAGGACATCAGACAGAAGCTGCTGGATCAGGCTGCGGATTTACCTCCAGAGCCGATGGTGCACCAGCTTGTGGAGTGGCTGcaggtaaataaacaaattagcaacatgtttacattaaaataatgcTCTTCTTATCAGCATTTGATCTGTGTTAACAACAGTTGTGCTGGGAGGTGCCAGAGAAGTgtaaggaggagaagaaagaggtagaaaaagaggaggagtgGACGGCGGTGCTGTCTTTGGATCACATCCGCTCTCAGAGCCGGTACATCGGTCTACTGCAGCGCTGgagcctgcagctgcagctcactGGGAGGGTCTTACTGGGACGCAGCATACTGGTTATCCTGCAGGGAGCCAGGCCCAGCATCAAGGTACAACTCACATGGCATTACACAAAGGCTTACAGACAGTATACTGTATTTCCTGTATACTGGACAAACTGTAAGGCCCTGTCTTATggattgaaaatgtattaaatctgCTTACAGAAATaaccatgtttttttcatattctgGCCAACTTTAggctgttttgtgttgttttgagtAGTGAAAGAAAGTACTTTGTCTATTTTACTCTATACATTTCTCCAGAATTCGTAATAAATAAGCATTAGCTAATGCCTCATCTGCatattaatcagaatcagaatacctttattcgtcccacaacAGCTACAATAGCTGTTGAAGTCCTTGGGGTGGGGGTTCTTTGGCACGGGTACCACACAGGACATCTTCCACAGTAGTGGTACCTTCCCTTgcttcaggctcaggttgaacagaaactcctcaatgaaattaaatgtactattttagataaacttttaatttaaaaacatgtccTGACGTAAAGTACTCCATCAAAGGGGGGGATTCCATGGTTATATCTGCTAAAGTTTTTTTCACCCATAGTGTTTCTTGTCTTGCAAACTTTATGAAACTATCTTTTAACTCTTTAGTATAAACACCAAACTTTCCAGGTTCATTCCTATCTGTATTCTGAAGGTAAAATGCCAATAATTTGTtttcaacagaaatgttatgATTCAAAGAGTgatagaaatatataaaatcaaGTAAAAAACGTTGACTCTTAATATGTCAACAAAATATTACCTGAATCTTGAACTGGGCTTCATCCAAAGTTTGGATTTCTGCTCTGAAAAAGATCAAGCAAATTTAAACGTACAATTTCTGAAAACTGGATATATGAATATAATTTCCTTAATGTAAGGAATCAGCTGGAGAAGTGTCATggtgatatttattattttaaatattgaccCTATACCCCTGTAGCGTCTCCCCCTATAGAAAGCCAATCTGATATAAGCAGCCTCTCTGGTGTCAGTCAGAGGCTCTGTTGATCCTCCCATCCTCCCAGCCTCCTCCCTGTCACTCCATAATACCGTCACATGACTTCCTCTTTCGCTCTAGACAcgagaataataataatttggcATCTAGAATGCTGCTAAATGtaaatggattaaaaacaagGCAGTGCAGGTAAACTTAGTTTGTAGAATACTATATCTTTCAGCGTCTGCTCTGTATTTTATATCTGAAGAAATGCAAATATATACCAATACAGAAATAGTCAGATAACTtcttaaaaaagataaaagatgtatgaatctaaaaataatgttgtgtccaaaagagaaaacatgattTATGTCTATTCCAACTTCAGTCTATGGGCAAGAAGCAATAaacagataataataaaaaaatgtgtagtcCTTATAACACCAACACTGTTTGGGTTTAAATCAAGCTGTTGTTTACATTGTCTGTCCAGCATTAGTGAGAGCAGCCCAAACTGTCAGTAATGTCTCACATTATAATAACAGAGTGTCACAGGGAGTCCTTTCATAAAGGCTATAACCCATATTTAAATAACTGGtatttttggtttcttctgCTACAGTTACTTGCGGTGAATTAATGTTgtagggtttttgtttttttttggattGTGACTGTGATGATGTCTCTTTAGGAGTTTTGTCGCCTCCTGAAGACGGTGAAGGTGGACGTGGATTCCTCAGGCAGGAAGTGCAAAGAGAGGATGATGAAGGTCCTCATCGAAAGCCCTTTGTCTCCCCTAGTGGACACGGGTATGGATTACAGACAAATCACTGCAAAGCTTCAGAGTTTGATTATTcacagggttgggagggttactttaaaaatgtattcctctACTAGAATAAATATCCACCAGAAAGTGAAAAACCTTAAAGCTAATTCATTTAGTAGCTGTATGGAtttaattacataaaaaaagtaaGGGCCTACAGAACAATATATCTCACAAAGTAGAATTAAAAGGATTCCAGATCAAATTATAGCCTAGGccatgctattttattttataatgtttaacaaaaatgtttccatttacTGTTAAGAGAATAAAGAAGCATTCAAAACTGGTTTCACTCTTGGCTTTGAGACTTGTAATGTGTAAGCCTGCTCTGTAATATACATGATTCTTTACTTCAAAGGAAATGTAACAGATATTGTAACCCTGCTAGTAATTCCCtttaaacaaatctaaatatttaatcTAATGAAGTGTTCCTGGTGCATGTACTCCGGtactccccaagcctgattAGAGTTTTCCTCACATGCTAACACTGTGTTCCTCTCCACGTCTCCGTCAGGCTCCAGGGTTTTGTGGTGAAGAACTACGAGTCAATACCGGAGCTGAGCGTGACCTTCCAGGAACTCAACATGACGGAGATATACCAGCAGATACTGCCGTCATTACCGGACTGACGGCACACAGGTTACCACGGTGACTGGACCTAAACTGGAAAAAAGATCTTTGACAAGATTCAGACTGAGAAAAGCATCAGCAGCAGCCCAACTGTAGCAACAGGAAGCACAGGAAGAGCTGACTGGACAGAATGTTTAAGAAAtataaatccccccccccccccccccgataaCCGACATGGTTTCATAACATCTTCTTTCCCCTAAAGAAAACACCTCACACTCTGCACAGTAGCTAGAGTTGTCTTTGTAAGACACACTTCAGAATATATTTTCATGGTGGAAATGTTACTCCTACTTTACAGACAGTAGCTTAGGCTTCCTACACAGTATGGAAAAGTATTTGATTtgagcagtggtggaaaaagtatgcAGATCTACTAGTCAAAGTAGTAATACCACATTGTAGAAAAACTCTGTTACATATCCCGTATTACAATTCTAAGTAATCAACATGTAAAAtgttcagaataatatataatatataatctgTGTAACTCATGTACTCTACCTGAGTACAATTCtaaggtactttacttgagtatttaaatgttattctactttatatttctactccactacaattgGAGACAAATATTGCCCATTTATTCGATGATTTTACAAAATTAGATAGAATTatattattaaacattattatgGATTAAGTTTCCCAACAGTAACATTTTAGAAGCTTAACCatataaccatttaaaatgaGCTCCACCTTTTCGAGCTACAGCATCATCTCATAAAACACTAACATTtcattattctgaaataaaaattctgcataatgagtacttttacatttggtGCATCAGGTATATTTTCATgccatttgtacttttacaacACTTTGCAGGACTTTACAGATAACAGAGTATTTCTTTTATGCAATATTACTTTTTATAGTGAAGTAATAAGTGACCTGTGTCCCTCTTACAACATCCTAAAATCAAGACTTCTTGTTCTTTGTAGGAAAAATACctgaaatcacattttgaagCGTTTCTAACATGGACTGCAGTGAAGTGTAATGTGCCTTCTTTAGGAAAAAAGATGTAACATGGAACATTTGACAGTACAGGATGAGGACCAGTAAACATACGGCAGAAAACATTTATGTTGTGTCTTTTTactattaaaaaaatcaatcttTGTCTTCGTAAACTGCAGAGCCAGATGCTGTCCATATGGACACTGGAGGACTAAAGTCAGTGTACGTGCCATTCACGCATTTCGATATAttattgaaaatgatttaaGACTCTATTTTGCACTCAAtagaaatatgatttttttaaacacaacacCTTTTGTCAAAGTCGAGTTTTAGgggctttatttttttatgttgtgctgggaacaacaataataatagttgTATGTCATATAGTTTAATGAAATGTGAAAGCCCAGGGTGATTCTGAGGTTTCCATGGTTGCTATGATTGGTCTCCAGGTGCACTTTCTGAAAATTGCTACTTTCACTCGATGAACAGAAACCATCCGCCTGCCATTGACTACAGGACAGTTTTTGTGGCAGATGACCCATACTTGTACTTTTTCTATCTATTTTCCCATTGACGCTTTCCAAAACCTCCTAAATCATCACACATATTTGCTAGTATTGGCAAAATATTCAATTATTGGTGTAAATTAATCAAATAGGACTAATGTTACACCGTTGTGACCGAATGCTGACCGTCCGTTTCACCTGTTGAACAAATTAGCATGCTATAGTGGTGTGGTTCAGTGATAACGTATTTTTGTAGACcgaccaggaagttagcataGCAAGGGCTGCCTccaaaaaagtattgaacaaCTTATAGGACATTAATAATATTTCTGTGTCAATACACTAGTGACTGGGGGGAATCCATTCTTAGATGTTTTGCCGTTCTCTTTTGAAATATCTGGATGCAGAAAAGTAAATAATTGCACACTAAAACCGAATGATTGACATTGTGATAACCTGTAGCAGTTTTGTAGGGCCCATGTCAGAAACCAAACCACTATCTTCAGTCAGAATACAAATTATTATTCAGTAAGCGTCATGTGCTCTACCGTTTGTGCCGTTGTAACGGCTAATCCTGAAGTAAAAAGCCCATGTGAACAGAGCAACTTCTAACCACCATCATGGTACCTGTCCTGCAGTAACATCAACAAAAACTATATGTAAACAAAAGAATTGTTTAAAATTTCAATCAAAGTTGTCACGGTAAAATTTTACCCCAAAGAAAAAGCTTTGTTTCTCCTTTACACCAGTCAGTTTATACCCTTGATTTAACTACATGTTGTTTGGAATTAGTTCAATACAACTCAAACTTAACCTCTTtcctgttttcatttaaaaatgaacctTAATCCTtatgtttctttcattttatacCTATCATATAATACCCAAACCTTCTGTTTTTACAATTAGATTTTATCTTTAACTTCTGCTCAGTTCAATCCTCCATTTGAgttgcaatgttttttaaaaacattttatgaaCAACTGCTAGGACATTAAGAACCTGCACTTTCCCTAAAAACAGAGGAGGCTGATCTGTATTGTCTACATTTCGCTGAGTCATTCCACAGGCTGGTTTGCATTAACTAGCAGGGGTCTGGGTTGGGGTGGATGCTATAGGCAGCGTGTGATTGGTCGGTGCAGAGAGAGGCGGGACTGTACAAAGTCCCACATCTGGCAGCTCTTACTGCTGCAGCTCTCTCAGAAACTCAGGAACAGTGAGTGGAACAGAGCACAGAGAACATGTCTTTCATTAAAGTTGATCCATCGTCCGACTTCTCCTTCCACAACCTGCCCTATGGAGTGTTCTCCACGGCTAACAACGTAAGTGCACTTTATACTTCTTTACACAGATTCCTGTCATGTCAGAAACAAGTACTTCTGGTCAtggtttttcaaaacaaaagcatttcatACATGTGGGTCTAAGAGAAAAAGCATGCCATCTAATGACAAAACGGCTATCTGTGAGGGGGTTGAGGCACCTCTGCTTCTTGCATCAAGAAATCCTCAAATACCAAACCCAGTACAAACTCAACAACCAATCAAACATTATTAACGGAGTgccacaaaatgaaaatgattcaaTGGAGAATTTAAACTtgaaatgcaaaagaaaaactcTTTCAAAAGTAGAGTATTAGCTAAAAGCTCAGGAAAAGTGATCAATTTAAAAGATGAAAATATATGAAACgtataaaagcataaaacattttgactactGGAAGTGTAGAGCCACAATTAAGGCACTGAGTATCCTCTCTTCTTGCTTGATGAATTGAAGTCAGATACAAAGTTTTCAGTTGAACACTGATTCCATGTATTGTCTAGTTAGTGTGCATTAACTCGAATCTGTGTTCCATTGTTCATGCAAAAATGACACTTACGACATAAATGAGTTTCGTTAGAAAAACTTTACCTGATGTcgagttgtttttttatttccccagcCCAAACGCCGTGTCGGTGTTGCCATTGGAGACCAGATACTGGACCTCAGTGTGATCATGTCTCTGTTCCGAGGGCCACTGCTGTCCAAACATCAGGACGTCTTTGACCAGGTACGTTTGACCTCTAAGAGAATCtatcagagaaaaacaaaaccctttGAGCAGATTTTCTGTAAATGCAGTAAAATACTATagatagaattactttattgatcccaatttgggaattgTTTGCGTTACAGCAGCATAAAGACAAGGCATtacattacaatagaaataaaatagctaaaaatatatatactgtatatatatatacatgtcgtactaaaaatgtacacaaaaagtgcatttaaattGCAGGTCCGCTCAGTCCTGTTTCTGAGGTTGTATGAGCATCATAATGTTCCTGCCACTCACAGAAAGTGTTTGAGTTGAGTAAAGGAGTTAGTGTGTGACATCCTGATATACTGTCACTAAAAGTCTCAGAAAATACaagtattaataatatttaatgatcattatttatttcttatatgCTATTATCACTGCTGTATAATCTTTGTGATGTCTTCCCATCAGCTGTGCAACTTTGTCCTGATTTGACAGTTTTTAATGCATCAACAAAATCTATGTTTCACCTTTTCAATCAACTTCATCCTgctattttactttattattttggcAACTGTGGTCAATGCATCTCATTATTTTTGGGTTAATTAAGTAGaataattgaattattttgcTGATAGTTGAGATCAGGGGAATTTGATGTATTATTAAACACCTTTTTTTCAGGATGGTGTTTGGAACCATTTCACATTTGTAATGGCAGCACACACGGACACCAGATTCTATACActtaaattaaacacataattCATTGACAGTAgaaatcattcattttttctTGCAAATAATGTAGTAACAAATTATCTATTCTATTTGTGTGGCAATAAACCTTTAGTCCAACAGTTTCTCATTTAGAAAGAGGTCCAATGTGACCTGCTTATATGAACATTTATAAGCAGGCTCTGAATCTATTCAATcattaatatttgatatttaaagaGTTTTCTGTGTCTGCCGGCAGCCCACCCTGAATGCCTTCATGGCTCTTGGCTATGAGTACTGGAGGGAGGCCAGGAGGACGGTGCAGGGAATGCTGTCAGCCAATGAGAGCGCTCTGAGAGATGATATCAGCCTCCGCAGCAGGTCAGTCTGTGCAGCAAGCTGCGGTCAGGGTagtgaggtggaagaagtactcagatcttgtacttgagtaaagtagaagtaccagagtgtaggaatactctgtcacagtaaaagtattctaaatgttcctccagtgaaagtagaaagtactctcatctaaatgtacttaaagtagcgacagtaaaagtagtcattgtttgattggtccatttcagaataatatctctgatatgttttataattattgatcattaaagtgttctcagagctggtaaaggtgcagctagtttgaatggctttgtatactgcagggtagctgctggatttactgcaggtgaactaaagtctgatttaagggctgatcatatttaccatcattaatccagatctgtaaagtaactaaagggattaaatacatgtagtggagtaaaagtacaaagtagcatcaaatggaaatactcaagtaaagtacaattatctcaaaattgtactttacttgagtaaatgtacttagttacttttcacaCTGCTTGgggggttactttaaaaatgtatatgttacAAATGCTAGTTAATAGAAAAAAATTTAAACATTAACCTTACCTGattatcaaaatgtattttagaaatgtaacagttaATCTGATCACGTCTTTCTGTGTATGTAACTGTAAAGGAATACTGTTACCTTTTTTAtatcctgattatgtaatcctGTTAGATGTTATAGATTTACCCTGTCTGGTATTCAAACgtttgtaagttgctttggataaaagcctcagCTAAGTGACTAATGTAATTGTTAGTTGAACATCCCtacatttttgttcttcttttacCTGTCACAGGGGTCTCAAACCTTCAAAATGTAACATCGAAATTCTGAAaagtttttttctaaaaatgacaCAACTCTGGATCTTTCATCTCAGAAGTCAAAACCAGATTTCCCTTTTCGACCTAATCTTCTTCCATACATGTTAAACAAACCATTAGAAGAGAGATATATAACATCTAAGGAAATGTCCTTCCAAATATATTCTGGAAAATCATTGAACCCtaatcttattaaaaaaaaactccaaaaagcttCTAGTCTTTTGTGTGCTGGCTGGttatttggacttttttgaGACAGTTTATGCCatcatgtatttatatatacaaataCGATTCTGCCTTTGTCTCTGCAGAGCATTCGTCCATCAGACTGCAGCGACCATGCACCTTCCTGCAGACATAGGTGAGTCTCTCCTGAGGCTAGAACGCCTGCTATCCACTCCTTCACCAGACCACAGAGGGCATCCACTCAGAAAAGTGGGtttgtgactgtgtgactgtgttagCCATGGCAGTCGACCCTGATTATGTATCCTATATACAAATCGGACCTGTCTGATGAACTGTGCTTTACAAAAACGTGAGCTGTGTCTAGCTGAATGCTGCTGTGTATGGCACCTAGTGTTTAAGATTTCACCAGTTTGTTCAATTTTGCTTAGAAAAATGACAACAGAGAGAATATCCAAATTTATATGTACTCAAAAACAGCCTTATTTGTTCTCATGTgcttaaaatgtgcaaaaatagtCCCAGAGGAAAAATGTACACTAATTGTGTAAGTAATTACTgccctgtctttgtttttaaccaactgtaaatgtatatttgataaCTAACGTCAATATTTGTGATTATTTGGGTCATATAGAAAGGCACAATAAAGGTCATTTGCTTTGCTGCTAAGTAGAAATAAATACTGGCAATAGCATTCCCATAGTTTGATGTATTTAGGGGCCGTCGCCACTAGAGGGTGCTGTTGAACAACCTATTACATCTCTACTGCTGGCCTGGTTCATTCAGCCGGGTTGGTGCTGAAGAACATCCAGCACATGTGACTCTTCCAGGCTGTTCCTCTAATGAACTGTCCCCTCTGTTCTTACAGGCGATTACACCGACTTCTACTCCTCCAAAGATCACGCCACCAACGTGGGCATCATGTTCCGGGGGAAGGAGAATGCTCTGATGCCAAACTGGTACACACTCCATCAAACCAGCAGGAGATGCTATCAGCTGAGGGTGGAATAAACAAAAGGGCCTGATACGTTCCGCTAGGGGCAGACAGTGACAGTTTGCAGCAATCTGTTCATCAGTCTCTGCAGATGGTTTGATGTGGAGGGACGATTCAAGGttcctttaattaaaaagcccCCCAGAACATCAGTTTAAACCATTCAGCACTTCTGCACTTCCCAGGGATAACATGGAACATCTGAACATGCTGGTTTTAAACATAGTTTAAGAGAA of the Eleginops maclovinus isolate JMC-PN-2008 ecotype Puerto Natales chromosome 4, JC_Emac_rtc_rv5, whole genome shotgun sequence genome contains:
- the rwdd3 gene encoding LOW QUALITY PROTEIN: RWD domain-containing protein 3 (The sequence of the model RefSeq protein was modified relative to this genomic sequence to represent the inferred CDS: inserted 1 base in 1 codon), which gives rise to MSETALEEVSVLSSIYCREGEFILTPRAAQDGLMVQINSTVGAERRLDVSLLFHLHPSYPSCPPAISVCSTSLSRTQCQDIRQKLLDQAADLPPEPMVHQLVEWLQLCWEVPEKCKEEKKEVEKEEEWTAVLSLDHIRSQSRYIGLLQRWSLQLQLTGRVLLGRSILVILQGARPSIKEFCRLLKTVKVDVDSSGRKCKERMMKVLIESPLSPXSGHGLQGFVVKNYESIPELSVTFQELNMTEIYQQILPSLPD